GGCTTGCGCCGTGTGTTGCGCTCCCAAAACACGCCATCTTCATAGCCTTGAATGGATTGGTCACGCTCGGCGATGTCGAGCCGCTTTGCCGCAAGACAGCAGTAGGTTGGGTCGATTTCAATTCCAATGAAGCGGCGACCGAGTTTCTTTGCCACCACTGCCGTCGTGCCTGAACCGAGAAACGGGTC
The sequence above is a segment of the Chloroherpetonaceae bacterium genome. Coding sequences within it:
- a CDS encoding site-specific DNA-methyltransferase, coding for DPFLGSGTTAVVAKKLGRRFIGIEIDPTYCCLAAKRLDIAERDQSIQGYEDGVFWERNTRRKPTLSPKFQQEKISF